The following are from one region of the Vanessa atalanta chromosome 5, ilVanAtal1.2, whole genome shotgun sequence genome:
- the LOC125064067 gene encoding protein odr-4 homolog has translation MVRTVYSPEHCLQYLEQYATQENFVLGLILGQITDARENIIHLARTPDDKTADTVSEETYDSQKTESVRNLLGVSEAWVADHAKHVTRMLPGGMFVQGIFITSDEDVFEDPNHFSKIKAVLNFIHKTLSSNQYMFGNYPHMNERLILHMSTSTKVLTCKSIEVGSSKTMSMKPVEWKFLPKMQQWQRLDCYYEFDDVYPVIVKKSGISVKQQFQQILEVAYKTIQSSVMFIDGELKDGSDALEQLIKKKRLKSSTKTTQDAPKSMHVSLFVPFENSLPETVEYLECDGNIHFSGVVSSSVFMYPKATVSEAIAAVKQDIIRSLASRFTMHCDALIDDNLLPEEKVCFNEPPRRVLVPVGSLYLCDYLFPGEAPAEALLSVKELLDLQITEGDVVCDVETPADTSEFDALDRDTSSEELLATPQEASQFMYITGICFAMFVLIVSIFIHYYDAIVQFMGKLLTRS, from the exons ATGGTCAGGACTGTGTATTCTCCCGAGCATTGTCTTCAATATTTAGAGCAATATGCAACTCAAGAAAACTTTGTATTAGGTTTAATATTAGGCCAg ATAACCGATGCACGTGAAAATATAATTCACTTAGCCCGTACACCCGACGACAAAACTGCTGATACAGTTTCAGAGGAAACTTACGATTCACAAAAAACGGAATCCGTACGAAATTTACTAGGAGTGTCAGAAGCATGGGTTGCGGATCATGCAAAACATGTAACACGTATGTTACCAGGAGGAATGTTTGTTCAAG gtatttttatcACAAGTGATGAAGATGTCTTTGAAGATCCTAaccattttagtaaaattaaagctgTCCTCAATTTCATACATAAAACTTTAAGTAGCAATCAGTATATGTTTGGAAACTATCCTCATATGAATGAGAGACTCATACTTCATATGTCTACTAGTACTAAAGTACTGACATGTAAAAGTATTGAGGTGGGGTCAAGTAAAACTATGTCAATGAAGCCAGTTGAGTGGAAATTTTTGCCCAAGATGCAGCAATGGCAAAGACTAGACTGCTATTATGAATTTGATGATGTTTATCCAGTCATTGTCAAGAAAAGTGGTATATCAGTAAAGCAACAATTTCAG CAAATACTGGAAGTTGCATACAAAACAATACAATCAAGTGTGATGTTTATTGATGGAGAGTTAAAAGATGGTTCTGATGCTTTGGAACAactcataaagaaaaaaagactAAAGAGTAGTACAAAGACTACACAAGATGCTCCAAAATCAATGCATGTTTCGTTATTTGTGCCtttt gaaAACAGCCTTCCAGAAACAGTAGAATATCTAGAATGTGATGGTAACATACATTTTAGTGGGGTTGTATCCTCCAGTGTGTTTATGTACCCAAAAGCAACAGTCAGTGAAGCTATCGCTGCAGTTAAACAAGATATCATCCGTTCCCTAGCTTCCCGTTTCACAATGCATTGTGATGCTTTGATTGACGATAATTTGTTGCCAGAAG AGAAAGTGTGTTTTAATGAGCCTCCACGTCGAGTCTTGGTGCCTGTGGGTTCACTTTATCTTTGTGACTATCTCTTTCCTGGTGAAGCACCAGCTGAAGCCTTGTTGTCTGTTAAAGAGCTCCTCGACTTACAAATTACTGAAGGCGATGTAGTGTGTGATGTTGAAACACCTGCAG atacttCCGAGTTTGACGCTTTGGATCGCGATACAAGCAGTGAAGAACTTCTGGCAACACCACAGGAAGCTAGTCAGTTCATGTACATCACCGGCATTTGCTTTGCTATGTTTGTCTTAATAGTGTCGATATTCATACATTATTATGACGCAATTGTACAATTCATGGGCAAACTACTCACAAGGtcttga
- the LOC125064014 gene encoding uncharacterized protein LOC125064014 has translation MAFSINKLKNILNINKDSQLTGSGSLDPEIGFKLALHPVNKNLYVTVIGARHLPSLFGLSRAHGYLVKVKMFPGDNKYETTLQESSWPIWNEDFKFQLKQKDVKKATDKIDLQNLVAGHFISLTIYALLEPTKADVDRRKSAKTLDSKTSKPMTEDEQKTKPGNLFGKTFNSFKSTRTEAIAQKSILEKRRTVGAATWNFDSKLFQNDLKNGLIGTPDIWRPINAIASGLSAADSRRENKKGQLEVTLLYTASEDGLNDTVQLTVNRLRCSVQTMQEQEQYKAPLYLKATILEANKAECYWKSDRFVPTISARWDPKSATVKLTVFKASLNKVSIYISLGCKTKMAKKEMLGKAHIDEKSPYSDSWSECLRQPGIPKTFWVNFE, from the exons ATGgcgttttcaataaataaacttaaaaatattttgaatataaataaagacagtCAGTTAACGGGTAGTGGTAGCTTGGACCCGGAAATTGGTTTCAAATTAGCGTTACATCCagttaataaaaatttgtacGTGACTGTTATCGGCGCCCGGCATCTCCCATCCTTGTTTGGACTTAGTCGAGCTCATGGATACCTCGTTAAG gTCAAAATGTTTCCCGGCGATAATAAGTACGAAACTACGTTACAAGAAAGTTCATGGCCTATTTGGAACgaagattttaaatttcaattaaaacaaaaggatGTGAAGAAAGCAACTGATAAAATTGATCTTCAGAATTTAGTTGCCGGACATTTTATATCACTCACTATTTATGCATTATTAGAACCAACAAAAGCTGATGTGGATAGAAGAAAAAGTGCCAAAACTTTAGATTCGAAGACATCTAAACCAATGACTGAAGatgaacaaaaaacaaaaccgGGTAATCTATTTGGGAAAACATTTAACAGTTTCAAATCTACAAGGACTGAAGCGATTGCACAAAAGTCTATATTAGAAAAAAGACGAACTGTTGGGGCAGCTACATGGAATTTCGAttcgaaattatttcaaaacgaTCTCAAGAATGGTTTAATTGGCACTCCCGATATTTGGAGGCCGATAAATGCGATTGCTAGCGGATTGTCAGCCGCTGATTCTAga AGAGAAAATAAGAAAGGGCAGCTCGAAGTTACATTACTGTACACGGCAAGTGAAGACGGACTAAATGATACGGTGCAGTTGACTGTAAACAGACTCAGGTGTTCAGTCCAAACTATGCAAGAGCAAGAACAATACAAAG ctCCCTTGTACCTGAAAGCGACTATATTAGAAGCTAATAAAGCAGAATGCTATTGGAAAAGTGATAGATTTGTCCCAACAATATCCGCCAGATGGGATCCGAAGTCGGCAACGGTGAAGTTAACGGTATTCAAAGCTAGTTTGAATAAAGTTAGCATTTATATTAGCCTCGGGTGTAAGACTAAAATGGCGAAGAAGGAAATGTTAGGGAAGGCCCATATTGATGAGAAATCTCCTTACTCGGACAGTTGGAGTGAATGTTTGAGGCAGCCGGGGATACCGAAAACGTTTTGGGTCAACTTCGAGTGA